In Schistocerca serialis cubense isolate TAMUIC-IGC-003099 chromosome 3, iqSchSeri2.2, whole genome shotgun sequence, the following proteins share a genomic window:
- the LOC126471058 gene encoding tigger transposable element-derived protein 2-like — MTFHEMIERNEQEFLGSDGWLDRFKKWHGIREIANSGESLSGDEAAISDLKKKLHTVVDKGGSTENGIWILKKSKESIIVLTYSNATGSRKLRLTLLGKSKASRAFRWQPADKPLPLWYTNQSNKAWMNSAIFKEWFRAEFAPAAAKYMEVNWLPRKVDNAPSQPDDLQERDFKVVFPSRNVTSPCQPMDQGVLEAMEKRYRRKLLEYLIDVIDAKEDFVQSLKKIDVLEKLLDHKATRQWWEEGGNTDTQADVPKIDEYHVILANLLEKLPGCEDVGFEDVEEWMEYECFDLTEEEIAQIATSEKAS; from the exons ATGACTTTTCATGAAATGATTGAAAGAAATGagcaagaattcctcggaagtGATGGCTGGCTGGATCGGTTCAAGAAATGGCATGGCATTCGTGAAATTGCTAACAGCGGCGAATCATTATCTGGTGATGAAGCCGCTATCTCTGATTtaaagaagaaactgcacacagtTGTCGACAAAGGAGGTTCTACTG AAAACGGTATCTGGATATTAAAAAAAAGCAAGGAAAGCATTATTGTCCTCACAtacagcaatgccactggcagtcGTAAACTGCGCCTGACTTTACTTGGCAAATCCAAAGCATCAAGAGCATTTAGATGGCAACCAGCTGATAAACCTTTGCCATTGTGGTACACGAATCAGTCTAACAAGGCATGGATGAACAGTGCCATCTTCAAAGAGTGGTTCCGGGCAGAGTTTGCTCCAGCTGCAGCAAAATACATGGAGGTAAATTGGCTTCCTCGAAAAGTGGACAACGCTCCTTCTCAACCAGATGATCTACAAGAACGGGATTTCAAAGTTGTGTTTCCATCACGAAACGTCACGTCTCCatgtcaaccgatggaccaaggtGTTCTTGAGGCGATGGAAAAACGTTACAGACGcaagttgctggaatacttaatcgacgtgattgATGCTAAAGAAGATTTTGTGCAATctcttaaaaaaatcgat GTCTTGGAAAAACTCTTAGATCATAAGGCAACTCGTCAGTGGTGGGAAGAAGGAGGCAACACCGACACTCAAGCTGACGTGCCAAAAATAGATGAATATCACGTAATTTTGGCGAATTTACTCGAGAAGTTACCGGGTTGTGAAGACGTGGGCTTCGAAGACGTTGAAGAGTGGATGGAATACGAATGTTTTGATCTGACTGAGGAAGAAATCGCCCAAATTGCGACCAGTGAGAAAGCGTCATAA